The genomic interval GTCGATGCGTCCGGCGAGCTGGTTTCTTCCATTGGCGACATAGAAAGCCCGGTCTTTCCGCGCTCGGCCATCAAGGGATTGCAAGCCTTGCCTTTGATTGAATCCGGCGCCGCAGATCATTTTCATCTACCTCCCGAAGCGCTTTCCATTGCCTGTGCTTCCCACAATGGCGAAGAGGTGCATGTTGATACGGTCAAAGCCATGCTCAAGGCATGTGGTCTGGCTGAAGGCGCACTTGAATGCGGCGCTCACAGCCCACGATATGAGATTGATCAGGCAATTTTGCATGGGCGCGGTGCAGCGCCCACGGCAGCAAACAACAACTGCTCCGGCAAGCATGCCGGCTTCCTCTGCTTTGCACAGGAGGCAGGATTTGATCATCATGGCTATGTCAAAGTTGATCATCCTGTACAGCGGGAGGTGAGGGCCGTTCTTGAGCAAACCACCGGCTTCTCTCTTGAAGGAGAGGCGGGGATGGACCTGTGTGGCATCGACGGTTGCTCAATCCCCACTTATGCCATTCCGCTCAAGAATCTCGCCCATGCCTTCGCTCGCTTTGGTACTGGTACCGATTTTGCGCCGGAACGGGCGAAAGCAGCCCAAAGATTGCGGCAAGCGGTGGCCAAGGCTCCTTACATGGTCGCAGGGCATGATCGATTCTGTACGTCGGTCATGGAGATATTCGGCGAGCGGGCCTTTGTTAAAACCGGAGCCGAGGGGGTCTTTTGTGCCAGCTTCCCCGAACAGGGGCTCGGCGTGGCGATTAAATGCTGGGACGGCGCAACCCGGGCATCTGAAATCATGATGGCGGCAGCGATTGACGCCTTCGTGCCCATGAGCGAAGGAGAGGCGGTCGCCATGGACGATTGGCGCGAGCAAAAGCAGGTCAACTGGAACGGCATTCATGTGGGCGCAGTGAAGCTGGTCGATGGCGCACTGTCTCACCTGATGCAGAAACTCAAGGCCTAGTCGAGCACTTCTGTGTTCGTCTGGATATCTCCGTCGCGTGTGACGTTAAAGCCAGACAATTTCCCGGTTGCCGTCGGGGGCAGTCTTGGGTGCTATGCACGAGGGAGTATCGTTTCTCAGTTGGGTTTGGGTGTTGTAGAAATCCTCTTTGAGAAGATTGCTCAAGGGGATCTTCAAGAGTCGATGCATGACGCGGTCAAGGTCGTGAGCGTAAAACGGCTTTTTCAGAACGCCAGCAATGTCTTCTCCCCGATATTGCTCTAGCAGCGCTTCGTTGTCTTTGGTGCTCATCAGCACAACACGACACAAAGATTGCCTCTCGGTAATATATTTGATCATCCCGGCACCAAGCCAGTCTTTCGCGGATGGATCGACCAGCATGATTTGGTAAGGGATGGATTTGCAAAGCGAAACGGCCAGCGAACCATTCTCCGCTTCCGAAATCATCAGATCGAATGAGCTGTCGGTAAGAAGCTTGAAGACGATATGGCGAGCAGCTGGCTGCGAGTCGACAACAAGGGCAGACAACCGCGTCTTCTGGGCAAGACGCCGTTTTAGCAGGCGCACCACATCTGCCTTTTTAAGCGGTTTCTGGATGCAGTCATAGAGGTTGGCTTTCGTTGCCCGGGCAAGTGTTTCTTGGCTGAAATAGTCTGCCATTAAAATGCAAAGTCTGCCCTGAGCAAGGGGCCCCAGCAGTTCAAGAATATCTAGACCGGAATTATTGGAAAGCTGTTCACTGATGAGCAGCATATCGACTGGCTGCTCCGTGAGGATGGTGCGCAAAATGTCAGCGGATGATGCCTCCAATATGGTAACATCTGGATCTATATCGGAAAATTTATGCGCTAAGCCTTGGCGCTCATTGGCATTTGCATCAGCAATGACAATGGCTCCCTTGCCTTTCCTCATTGAACCGTGTCCCCATTTCAAGTTCAATTTCCTCTACCTTAAAGCAAAGTGGTTAAAACTATTGTTACAATCAGAAACATATAGGGTGACCCTGCATTTTCTGGCTCTTGGTATTTTGCACATGGATGTTGCGCGTAGCTTGTGCGATCAGGGGAGCGATCAATGCTCCGTTGCGCGCTTTTGGTGAGCACAAAGAAAAAGCCGCGAGCCTTGGGCACG from uncultured Cohaesibacter sp. carries:
- a CDS encoding asparaginase; translated protein: MSVLVEVTRGVRVESWHMGAIAVVDASGELVSSIGDIESPVFPRSAIKGLQALPLIESGAADHFHLPPEALSIACASHNGEEVHVDTVKAMLKACGLAEGALECGAHSPRYEIDQAILHGRGAAPTAANNNCSGKHAGFLCFAQEAGFDHHGYVKVDHPVQREVRAVLEQTTGFSLEGEAGMDLCGIDGCSIPTYAIPLKNLAHAFARFGTGTDFAPERAKAAQRLRQAVAKAPYMVAGHDRFCTSVMEIFGERAFVKTGAEGVFCASFPEQGLGVAIKCWDGATRASEIMMAAAIDAFVPMSEGEAVAMDDWREQKQVNWNGIHVGAVKLVDGALSHLMQKLKA
- a CDS encoding response regulator is translated as MRKGKGAIVIADANANERQGLAHKFSDIDPDVTILEASSADILRTILTEQPVDMLLISEQLSNNSGLDILELLGPLAQGRLCILMADYFSQETLARATKANLYDCIQKPLKKADVVRLLKRRLAQKTRLSALVVDSQPAARHIVFKLLTDSSFDLMISEAENGSLAVSLCKSIPYQIMLVDPSAKDWLGAGMIKYITERQSLCRVVLMSTKDNEALLEQYRGEDIAGVLKKPFYAHDLDRVMHRLLKIPLSNLLKEDFYNTQTQLRNDTPSCIAPKTAPDGNREIVWL